One window of Streptomyces sp. NBC_00582 genomic DNA carries:
- a CDS encoding cytochrome P450 family protein → MDLADDLMTRPYDVYRGLRATSPVHRITGTDGQPAWLVTRFDDVRAALADPRLSLDKTHAREGSYRGLSLPPALDANLLNMDPPDHTRLRRLVGRAFTQRRVDQLRSPIRATADQLLDDLGEHGTTDLIASYTAPLPITVICDLLGVPASHRRDFRDWTGALIAPDPARPQAAKEAIAAMLAFFTELMAHKRREPADDLLSDLIAVRDTEGDRLTEDELMSLAFLILFAGYENTVQLIGNAVLALLQNPDQMALVRQEPSRIPAVVEECARYEGPALLAIRRFPTQDVTIGGVRVPAGETVLLSLAAANRDPDRFPDPDRLDFDRDTAGHLALGHGIHYCLGAPLARAETEIAVAALLERFEGLEFTEEEPRWRPSLRARGLLDLPVRYRGTRPSS, encoded by the coding sequence ATGGATCTTGCGGACGATTTGATGACCCGCCCATACGACGTCTACCGGGGGCTGAGGGCAACCTCCCCGGTGCACCGCATCACGGGAACGGATGGGCAGCCAGCGTGGCTCGTCACCCGGTTCGATGACGTTCGCGCCGCCCTTGCCGATCCGCGCCTGTCGTTGGACAAGACGCATGCGCGTGAGGGCAGTTACCGCGGGCTGTCGTTGCCTCCCGCTCTGGACGCCAACCTCCTGAACATGGATCCTCCCGACCACACGCGTCTGCGTCGCCTGGTCGGCCGGGCCTTCACCCAGCGTCGGGTCGACCAGTTGCGCTCCCCGATCCGGGCCACCGCGGATCAGCTGCTGGACGACCTGGGCGAGCACGGCACCACGGACCTGATCGCTTCCTATACGGCCCCATTGCCGATCACGGTCATCTGCGATCTCCTCGGCGTCCCGGCAAGTCACCGGCGGGACTTCCGGGATTGGACGGGCGCGCTGATCGCTCCGGATCCGGCCCGTCCGCAGGCAGCCAAAGAAGCCATCGCAGCCATGCTGGCCTTCTTCACGGAACTCATGGCCCACAAGCGGCGCGAGCCGGCCGACGACCTTCTCTCTGACCTGATCGCCGTAAGGGACACGGAGGGCGATCGGCTCACCGAGGATGAGCTGATGTCCTTGGCCTTCCTCATCCTCTTCGCCGGCTACGAGAACACCGTCCAGCTGATCGGCAACGCGGTCCTGGCTCTGCTGCAGAATCCCGACCAAATGGCGCTGGTGCGGCAGGAACCGTCCCGGATCCCCGCCGTTGTCGAGGAGTGCGCCCGTTACGAGGGCCCGGCCTTGCTCGCCATCCGACGCTTCCCGACTCAGGATGTGACGATCGGTGGCGTCAGGGTTCCGGCCGGGGAGACAGTACTGCTGTCCTTGGCGGCAGCGAACCGCGATCCGGACCGCTTCCCAGATCCGGACCGCCTGGACTTTGACCGCGATACCGCCGGTCACCTGGCGCTCGGCCACGGCATTCACTACTGCCTGGGCGCTCCCCTGGCCAGGGCCGAGACGGAGATCGCCGTCGCCGCGCTCCTGGAGCGGTTCGAGGGACTCGAGTTCACCGAGGAGGAACCTCGCTGGCGGCCCTCATTGCGGGCTCGCGGACTCCTCGACCTGCCAGTGCGTTACCGGGGCACCAGGCCCTCGTCCTGA